One Papaver somniferum cultivar HN1 chromosome 10, ASM357369v1, whole genome shotgun sequence genomic window carries:
- the LOC113315119 gene encoding F-box/kelch-repeat protein At3g06240-like: MKGDTYGLSFSLYGTIVVSSAEKMVFYLCLMKSFNKTFNVSKSHRKYVVVYHLCFLCMYVLDLVARTISYQPPDTCPERSYICNPITKEYVMLPEIKTNCDRQYHDWTSGFGYVSSSNEYKVVGMYLNNWDQYAEIHIYTLGSGDGWRNLGKLNHEFDTYLWCHGIFANGALYWMDNAKEMIVTFNLAKEKFHESLSPPPLCTPADEWMLFFGWDVIFWCLCTC, encoded by the exons ATGAAAGGAGACACCTACGGACTCTCTTTTAGTCTCTATGGAACAATTGTAGTTTCATCTGCTGAAAAGATGGTGTTCTATCTTTGTTTGATGAAATCATTCAATAAGACGTTTAATGTGTCAAAATCACACCGGAAATATGTTGTAGTCTATCATCTGTGCTTCTTATGTATGTATGTGCTTGATCTAGTTGCAAGAACCATTTCCTATCAACCACCTGACACCT GCCCAGAAAGAAGTTATATCTGTAACCCCATCACAAAAGAATATGTTATGCTTCCAGAAATCAAGACAAATTGTGACCGGCAATATCATGATTGGACGAGTGGATTCGGTTATGTTTCTTCATCCAATGAGTACAAAGTGGTAGGAATGTATCTGAATAATTGGGACCAGTATGCGGAAATCCACATATACACTCTAGGCAGCGGTGATGGATGGAGGAACCTTGGAAAGCTGAATCATGAGTTCGACACATATCTTTGGTGCCACGGTATCTTTGCTAATGGAGCTCTTTATTGGATGGACAATGCTAAAGAAATGATTGTGACCTTCAACTTGGCAAAGGAAAAGTTTCATGAAAGTCTTTCACCACCTCCTTTATGTACACCAGCCGATGAATGGATGTTATTTTTTGGATGGGATGTTATTTTTTGGTGTCTCTGTACTTGTTGA